The proteins below come from a single Streptomyces sp. B3I8 genomic window:
- a CDS encoding threo-3-hydroxy-L-aspartate ammonia-lyase: protein MPDASPVSFDDVRAAAGRLAGVAHRTPVLTSRTLDALVGAEVFVKCENFQRIGAFKFRGAYNAIARLPAEQLAKGVAAYSSGNHAQATALAARELGTTAVILMPEDAPSSKREATAAYGAEVVTYDRYTQDRTALGEALAADRGLALIPPYDHPHVIAGQGTAALELLEETGELDALVVPVGGGGLIAGSGLTAKALYPGTAIVGVEPEAGDDTKRSLDRGERVTVPVPRTIADGQALDTPGALTFPLNQRLVDAIALVSDEEIVHAMRFAFERLKVVLEPSGATPLAALMAGRLEGAPRRIGLIASGGNIDVRRFTELIGG from the coding sequence ATGCCCGACGCATCACCCGTTTCGTTCGACGACGTCCGTGCCGCGGCCGGGCGCCTCGCCGGCGTCGCCCACCGCACCCCCGTCCTCACCTCCCGCACCCTCGACGCCCTGGTCGGCGCCGAGGTGTTCGTCAAGTGCGAGAACTTCCAGCGGATCGGCGCCTTCAAGTTCCGCGGCGCCTACAACGCGATCGCCCGGCTGCCCGCCGAACAGCTCGCCAAGGGCGTCGCCGCCTACTCCTCCGGCAACCACGCCCAGGCCACCGCCCTGGCCGCCCGCGAGCTGGGCACCACCGCCGTCATCCTCATGCCCGAGGACGCCCCGAGCTCCAAGCGGGAGGCCACCGCCGCGTACGGCGCCGAGGTCGTGACCTACGACCGCTACACCCAGGACCGCACCGCCCTCGGCGAGGCCCTCGCCGCCGACCGGGGCCTGGCCCTCATCCCGCCCTACGACCACCCGCACGTCATCGCGGGACAGGGCACCGCAGCCCTCGAACTGCTGGAGGAGACGGGCGAGTTGGACGCGCTCGTGGTGCCCGTGGGCGGCGGCGGACTCATCGCGGGCAGCGGCCTCACCGCCAAGGCGCTGTATCCGGGCACCGCGATCGTCGGCGTCGAACCCGAGGCGGGCGACGACACCAAGCGGTCTCTGGACCGCGGTGAACGCGTCACCGTCCCGGTGCCCCGCACCATCGCCGACGGCCAGGCGCTGGACACCCCCGGCGCGCTCACCTTCCCCCTCAACCAGCGCCTCGTCGACGCGATCGCGCTCGTCAGCGACGAGGAGATCGTCCACGCCATGCGCTTCGCCTTCGAACGGCTGAAGGTCGTCCTGGAGCCGAGCGGCGCGACGCCGCTGGCCGCCCTCATGGCCGGACGGCTGGAAGGGGCACCGCGCCGCATCGGCCTCATCGCCTCCGGGGGCAACATCGACGTACGGCGCTTCACCGAACTGATCGGCGGCTGA
- a CDS encoding DUF1304 domain-containing protein encodes MDLVASVLVGLVAAFHVYALVLEMFLWQKAPGRRLSGMDAELARTTAPLAANQGLYNGFLAAGLVWGLIADDPTGFRVRVFFLVCVVVAGVFGGVTANRRILGAQALPGALALIAVAVAG; translated from the coding sequence GTGGACCTCGTAGCAAGTGTGCTGGTCGGTTTGGTCGCCGCCTTCCATGTGTACGCCCTGGTGCTGGAGATGTTCCTGTGGCAGAAGGCCCCGGGCCGGCGGCTGTCCGGCATGGACGCCGAACTCGCCCGGACCACCGCGCCCCTGGCCGCGAACCAGGGCCTCTACAACGGCTTCCTGGCCGCGGGGCTCGTCTGGGGGCTGATCGCCGACGATCCGACGGGTTTCCGGGTGCGGGTGTTCTTCCTGGTGTGCGTCGTCGTGGCCGGTGTCTTCGGCGGCGTGACGGCGAACAGGCGGATCCTCGGTGCGCAGGCGCTGCCCGGCGCCCTGGCCCTGATCGCCGTCGCCGTCGCGGGCTGA
- a CDS encoding glycoside hydrolase family 16 protein: protein MHRTRRLLPRARRTGRHPRPALRPAAFAVTLALLAACAACGNSGGGDGGSKADAKGGDGRGDGWHLTWSDEFKGARGTPPDPRKWVHDTGGEPQWGNQEWQYYTDRTGNAALDGKGRLVLTARRERLPGMSNCRYGTCDITSGRLTTKGKFAQAYGRFEARIRVPEGRATLPAFWMMGDNDEEKPWPGNGEIDAMEVVGGEPGTVYGTVHGPGYADEGLGGSHELPDGERYADGFHTYGVEWTKNRVTWTVDGTAYHSDRRARHDRKHPWIFDHPFYLLLNLAVGGVWPGPVTSSTHLPARMTVDWVRVHERS from the coding sequence ATGCACCGTACGCGTCGCCTCCTGCCCCGCGCCCGCCGCACCGGCCGTCACCCGCGCCCTGCCCTCCGCCCCGCGGCCTTTGCCGTCACGCTCGCACTGCTCGCCGCCTGCGCGGCCTGCGGCAACAGCGGTGGTGGCGACGGCGGTTCGAAGGCGGACGCCAAGGGTGGGGACGGCCGGGGCGACGGCTGGCACCTGACCTGGTCGGACGAGTTCAAGGGCGCACGGGGCACGCCGCCCGACCCCCGCAAGTGGGTCCACGACACCGGCGGCGAGCCCCAGTGGGGCAACCAGGAGTGGCAGTACTACACCGACCGGACCGGCAACGCGGCCCTCGACGGCAAGGGCCGCCTCGTCCTCACCGCCCGCCGCGAACGGCTCCCGGGGATGTCGAACTGCCGCTACGGCACCTGTGACATCACCTCCGGTCGGCTCACCACGAAGGGAAAATTCGCCCAGGCGTACGGCAGGTTCGAGGCCCGTATCCGGGTGCCCGAGGGCAGGGCGACGCTCCCGGCGTTCTGGATGATGGGCGACAACGACGAGGAGAAGCCCTGGCCCGGCAACGGGGAGATCGACGCCATGGAGGTCGTCGGCGGTGAACCCGGCACGGTCTACGGCACCGTGCACGGCCCCGGCTATGCCGACGAGGGCCTCGGCGGCAGCCACGAACTGCCCGACGGCGAACGGTACGCCGACGGCTTCCACACCTACGGCGTCGAGTGGACGAAGAACCGGGTGACCTGGACCGTCGACGGCACGGCCTACCACAGCGACCGGCGCGCACGGCACGACCGCAAGCACCCCTGGATCTTCGACCACCCCTTCTACCTGCTGCTCAACCTCGCGGTCGGCGGAGTGTGGCCGGGCCCGGTGACGTCGAGCACGCACCTCCCGGCCCGGATGACGGTCGACTGGGTCCGCGTCCACGAGCGGTCCTGA